The stretch of DNA TCGTCTCGCGGAAAGTCAACTCTGCGCTCGAAGTCCTGTCCAGCTTTTTAATAAACTCGGTAAAAGCGCAACAGATATAACTGGCTCTCGGAACCGAGATGGAAAACTGCCGCGCGGGTTTATCGCCTTTTTGGTACATGGATTCGATCTCGTCCACCTGTGTGAGTACTTTTCTCGCATACCCTAAAAACTCGTCGCCCTCCGGCGTCGGGTAGATGCCTTTCGGCGTGCGCTTAAACAGGGTGACGCCGAGAGTATCCTCGAGTTCTCGGATCGCCCGGCTCAAGTTCGGTTGGGAGGTATAAAGCCGCTCGGCGGCTTTGGTCATGGAGTTGGTCTCGGCGATTTCGACGGCATATTTCAAATGCAGCAGGTTCATTCGCAGTCCTCCGGATAATCCTCCCGCAGATGCTTGGAGAGGATTGCGAGCGACGAAGCTAGATTTTCGTTTTCGATCAATACATTATCGGGAACTCGAAGAATGGTGGGCGCAAAATTCCAAATTGCTTTAATCCCACAAGCAATCAGGCGGTCACAAATCTCTTGCGCTACCTTTACAGGTGTGGTGATGATGCCCAGTTTGATATTTTTGTTTTGACAAACGACCTCAACATCCTGAAGCGGGAGTACGGGTTTTCCGTTGATTATCGTTCCTACCACAGCTTCACACAGATCAAAAGCTGCGATGATATCTAAACCGTAATCCGAGAAGCCGTGATAAGAAAGAAGCGCTTTTCCGAGATTGCCTGCGCCGACTAAAATGGTTTTGGTCTCGCTGCCGTACCCCAGACATTGCTCAATCTGTCCGATGAGCTGTTCCACGTCGTATCCGGTTTTGGGCCGTCCGGAACCGCTCACGGCACCCAGGTCTTTGCGCACCTGGACCTCGTTGAGCCCGAACGCTGCGGCAATGGTAACGGAGGAGATATTCTTTCGGTCGCCTTTGATTGAGTTTAAATAATGCAGATAAACCGGCAATCTTCTTAAGGTAGTGACGGATATCTCCTTTTCGGTCACAAAAATCACTCCAATCTGTATACTGTTTACTATAACATGTTTTCAATTTTAGTCAATACGTTATATATCGATATCTCATTATCTGTTTGACTTCTTACAGGGATTTACAATCCTGCAGCCGAGTGATACAATGATATCGCCATCAGGAAGGTGAGTATATCATGCGATTTATTGTTTTATTGGCGAAAGCGATGATGAGAGCCATGGCCTCAATCCCGATTCTCGCAGTTCTCTATATCC from Oscillospiraceae bacterium encodes:
- a CDS encoding redox-sensing transcriptional repressor Rex — protein: MTEKEISVTTLRRLPVYLHYLNSIKGDRKNISSVTIAAAFGLNEVQVRKDLGAVSGSGRPKTGYDVEQLIGQIEQCLGYGSETKTILVGAGNLGKALLSYHGFSDYGLDIIAAFDLCEAVVGTIINGKPVLPLQDVEVVCQNKNIKLGIITTPVKVAQEICDRLIACGIKAIWNFAPTILRVPDNVLIENENLASSLAILSKHLREDYPEDCE